A window from Urocitellus parryii isolate mUroPar1 chromosome 1, mUroPar1.hap1, whole genome shotgun sequence encodes these proteins:
- the LOC144249340 gene encoding olfactory receptor 14A2-like, translated as MSALPFPPSGPQHDGHGQPHGGDGVLPHTILGGPRNPLAHGFLFLLIYLVALVGNLLIIILVTMDQCLHTPMYFFLKNLSLLDACLVSVIVPNFILSSLGHRSTISFSGCVSEVLLVTQFTTPELSVLTAMSYDRYVAICHPLHYDVIMNRGYCVRMVAVSWFLGGIFGVLYSAGTFSLSFCGSRKLPQFFCDVPSLLKISCSKSHVIIDVSVVIGVTFGLSCVLSIGFSYVYIFKTVTRMPSSQGQSRAFSTYTPHLIVVTTFIVTGVTAYLKPVLESPHPVDFLVSVLYSVMPPSLNPVIYSLRNKDVKVSLWKIVWKLCHKY; from the coding sequence ATGTCTGCCCTACCCTTCCCTCCATCAGGTCCACAGCATGACGGCCACGGCCAACCACACGGTGGGGATGGAGTTCTACCTCACACTATTCTCGGAGGCCCACGAAATCCACTTGCACACGGCTTCCTGTTCTTGTTGATTTACCTGGTGGCACTGGTGGGGAACCTTCTCATCATCATCCTGGTCACCATGGACCAGTgtctccacacccccatgtacttcttcctgaaGAATTTGTCCCTCCTTGATGCTTGCCTTGTCTCAGTCATAGTACCGAACTTCATTTTGAGCTCTTTGGGCCACAGGAGCACCATCTCTTTCTCAGGATGTGTCTCAGAGGTGTTGTTGGTGACTCAGTTTACTACACCTGAGCTGTCCGTCCTCACGGCCATGTCCTACGACCgatatgtggccatctgccaccccCTGCACTATGACGTCATCATGAACAGGGGTTACTGTGTGCGGATGGTGGCTGTCTCCTGGTTCCTTGGGGGCATCTTTGGGGTCTTATACTCTGCAGGAactttctctttatctttctgtggCTCTAGAAAACTCCCACAATTTTTCTGTGATGTCCCCTCTCTGCTGAAGATTtcttgctcaaagtcacatgtCATCATTGATGTTAGTGTGGTCATTGGAGTCACATTTGGACTTTCCTGTGTTCTGTCCATTggattttcatatgtgtacattttCAAAACTGTCACAAGAATGCCATCCTCACAAGGACAGTCAAGAGCGTTCTCCACCTACACACCCCATCTCATAGTGGTGACCACATTCATAGTGACGGGTGTCACTGCCTATTTGAAGCCAGTGCTGGAATCCCCGCATCCTGTGGACTTTCTGGTGTCTGTTCTCTATTCCGTGATGCCTCCGTCTTTGAACCCTGTGAtatacagcctgaggaacaaggacgTCAAAGTCTCTCTGTGGAAGATTGTATGGAAACTGTGTCATAAGTATTAG
- the LOC144249389 gene encoding LOW QUALITY PROTEIN: olfactory receptor 14K1-like (The sequence of the model RefSeq protein was modified relative to this genomic sequence to represent the inferred CDS: deleted 1 base in 1 codon) — MKNRTLVVEFLLLRLAEGQVLWLQATLFLMIYLMAALENVVILLLTLVDRRLHTPMYFFLRHLSFLDLCLISATMPKSILNSFSLLDSISFLGCVLQLFLVVLLAGSEIGILTAMSYDCYVAICCPLHYEAVMSSAFCVQLMALSWINGGAFGVLYSAGTFSLEFCGSNRVHQFFCDVPALLKLTCSAEHTIIEASVSVGVCYAFSCLVCIVVSYVHILSTVLKIPSRQSQSKAFSTCVPHLIVVSAFLGTGAIAYLKPAADGPPVVDLLVSVFYSTVPPALNPLIYCLRNKDIRSALGNVLRRVRSSRQWEQD, encoded by the exons ATGAAGAACCGGACACTGGTGGTGGAGTTCCTGCTCCTGAGGCTGGCTGaaggccaggtgctgtggctgCAGGCTACGCTTTTCTTGATGATCTACCTCATGGCTGCGCTGGAGAATGTGGTCATCCTGCTGCTCACGCTTGTTGACCGCCGTCTCCACACCCCAATGTACTTTTTCCTTAGGCATTTGTCTTTCTTGGACCTGTGTCTCATTTCTGCTACCATGCCCAAGTCCATCCTAAACTCCTTCTCGCTCTTGGACTCCATCTCCTTCCTGGGGTGTGTGCTGCAGCTCTTCTTGGTGGTCCTGTTGGCTGGGTCGGAGATTGGCATCCTCACAGCCATGTCCTACGACTGCTATGTG GCCATCTGCTGCCCTCTGCACTATGAGGCTGTCATGAGCAGCGCTTTCTGTGTCCAGCTGATGGCCCTGTCGTGGATCAATGGGGGGGCCTTTGGAGTCTTGTACTCGGCTGGGACATTCTCTCTGGAGTTCTGTGGTTCTAATAGGGTGCACCAGTTCTTCTGTGACGTGCCTGCCCTGCTGAAGCTCACCTGCTCTGCAGAGCACACCATCATCGAGGCCAGCGTGTCTGTAGGGGTCTGCTATGCCTTCTCATGTTTAGTGTGCATTGTGGTCTCCTATGTGCATATTTTGTCCACGGTGTTAAAGATCCCATCCAGGCAGAGCCAGTCCAAAGCCTTTTCCACCTGTGTGCCTCACCTCATTGTGGTGAGTGCATTTCTGGGAACAGGTGCAATTGCCTACTTAAAGCCAGCAGCTGATGGGCCCCCCGTTGTAGACCTGCTGGTGTCTGTGTTCTACTCCACAGTACCTCCAGCCTTGAACCCCCTTATCTACtgcctgaggaacaaggacatcCGGTCAGCTCTGGGCAATGTCCTCAGGAGGGTTAGAAGCAGTCGGCAATGGGAACAGGACTAA